In Alosa alosa isolate M-15738 ecotype Scorff River chromosome 23, AALO_Geno_1.1, whole genome shotgun sequence, a single window of DNA contains:
- the ahr2 gene encoding aryl hydrocarbon receptor 2, with protein sequence MLGNTGIYAAKKRKKPVQKIPKPPPPEGIKSNPSKRHRDRLNGELDKLTNLLPFSEDVRARLDKLSVLRLSVGYLKVKSFFKATMKPSVGWPGQGAFGTNGQTTSSLDGVSFSEGDLLLQALNGFVMVVTAEGYVFYSSPTIQDYLGFHQSDVVHQSVFELIHTDDRAMFRRQLHFALNPTQTDCTEASDSMQSSSEVTSNLMTYNPLHIPPENSSFLERSFCCRFRCLLDNSSGFLALNFQGHLKYLHGQNKMAEDGTMSHPQLALFVIATPLQPPSILEIRSKTLIFQTKHKLDFTPMGVDTRGKVVLGYTELELCMRGSGYQFIHAADMMYCADNHLRMMKTGESGLTVFRLLTKGGSWLWVQANARLIYKQGRPEFIVARQRALTNEEGEEHLRQRKIQLPFNFATGEALLYEDAVSVASIPSQPTKEPLKLPKSAEQINVDPNSLLGSMLKQDQMLYGPGSTNDNGSSDANVQFPPMPMEVSMDLPMDQVFLDSHALMTMPGGDPWQHSQATAATTPTVGSVKSETSVKDMVETLQQIIADASMCPELQLDIDVGDLELKEWESTLLRMNMTTSESAVQLNDILTNDIFSYVEGLFEENGLQMPASGQGGFGDVHPDCLPVLELQTSIMAAAGQVFDLPGAPPPQPPPTFNDAQPQGNLLGMGLQNNTPIGGALRGTMKLTHIGPEMTLAQSVPTGSLSNQALQQRVLGNGADLQGFNPAALAGQYNHCQGQGQLQQGRLGNGPQQNSRASVPQRRILTDQQEMLGQVHPNAMMVPAMPNHNTMPTAATLPSQPMAFQKPLNPPNGQDGSWVSSLPSSAMADGMLGGRAQRIPNQMDMSLTNSPAACLQGRFALHTQPGQNPWPLQQQQQQNHLQQSQQLQSQQQQLPNPLSNGHQHLSNCYGQTANFQRDAISQLLPQNTPTFGAAFRAPNPAATPQPGSMGVPHLPKNSCMFDSSPPAAALAQTNLAASAPSALANGVGYNHRRPDVSLAGHNMKALLNHSLPQQQATCFYPQSTTDALGTATTNVAVPALNHITPQDTLNPLETLMAPPRPFLNCNGQTPITNPLIQDNGSFQFPNMVNETTYFTENSQATCCDF encoded by the exons ccacCATGAAGCCCAGCGTCGGTTGGCCAGGCCAGGGAGCATTTGGAACAAATGGACAGACCACCAGCAGCCTGGATGGGGTCAGCTTCTCAGAGGGAGACCTGCTGCTTCAG GCGCTGAATGGCTTTGTGATGGTGGTCACTGCAGAGGGGTATGTGTTCTACTCCTCGCCCACCATCCAGGACTACCTGGGCTTTCACCAG TCTGACGTGGTCCACCAGAGCGTCTTTGAGCTGATCCACACAGATGACCGCGCCATGTTCAGACGCCAGCTTCACTTCGCACTCAACCCCACCCAGACAGACTGCACCGAGGCATCCGACA gtATGCAGAGCAGCAGTGAAGTCACCAGCAACCTGATGACCTACAACCCGCTGCACATCCCCCCAGAGAATTCCTCCTTCCTGGAACGGAGCTTCTGCTGCCGCTTCCGTTGTCTTCTGGACAACTCCTCGGGCTTCCTG gcTCTGAACTTCCAAGGTCATCTGAAGTACCTGCATGGGCAGAACAAGATGGCGGAGGACGGCACCATGTCCCACCCACAGCTGGCGCTCTTTGTCATAGCAACGCCCCTGCAGCCACCGTCCATCCTGGAGATCCGTAGCAAGACGCTCATCTTCCAGACCAAGCACAAGCTGGACTTCACGCCCATGGGTGTCGACACCAG gggaaaGGTTGTCTTGGGCTACACGGAGTTGGAACTCTGCATGCGTGGCTCGGGCTACCAGTTTATCCACGCCGCCGACATGATGTACTGTGCAGACAACCACCTGAGGA TGATGAAGACGGGGGAGAGTGGCTTAACAGTGTTCCGGCTCCTGACCAAAGGGGGCTCCTGGTTGTGGGTCCAGGCCAACGCCAGACTCATCTACAAGCAAGGAAGACCGGAATTCATTGTGGCTCGCCAGAGGGCCCTGAC AAATGAGGAGGGTGAAGAGCATCTGCGCCAGAGGAAGATCCAGCTTCCTTTCAACTTTGCGACGGGGGAGGCCCTCCTGTACGAAGACGCCGTCTCCGTGGCCTCCATCCCCAGTCAGCCCACCAAAGAGCCGCTGAAGCTGCCCAAGTCCGCCGAGCAGATTAACGTCGACCCCAACTCCCTGCTGGGCTCCATGCTCAAGCAGGACCAGATGTTGTATGGCCCGGGCAGCACCAATGACAACGGCAGCAGCGACGCCAATGTCCAGTTCCCTCCGATGCCCATGGAGGTGTCCATGGATTTGCCCATGGACCAGGTCTTCCTGGACAGCCACGCGCTGATGACCATGCCTGGCGGGGACCCCTGGCAGCACTCACAGGCCACCGCTGCCACCACACCGACCGTGGGATCGGTCAAGTCGGAGACAAGTGTGAAGGACATGGTGGAGACCCTGCAGCAGATCATCGCGGACGCCAGCATGTGCCCGGAGCTGCAGCTGGACATAGACGTGGGCGATCTTGAGCTGAAGGAGTGGGAGAGCACGCTGCTGCGCATGAACATGACCACCAGCGAGAGCGCCGTCCAGCTCAACGACATCCTCACCAACGACATCTTCTCGTACGTGGAGGGCCTGTTTGAGGAGAACGGCCTGCAGATGCCCGCCTCGGGCCAGGGCGGCTTCGGGGACGTACACCCCGACTGCCTGCCAGTGCTGGAGCTGCAGACCTCCATCATGGCGGCTGCAGGACAGGTCTTCGACCTGCCGGGGgctccaccaccacagccaccgCCGACATTCAATGATGCCCAGCCGCAGGGCAACCTCCTGGGCATGGGCCTCCAGAACAACACGCCCATAGGAGGGGCACTGCGGGGCACCATGAAGCTCACACACATTGGCCCTGAGATGACGCTGGCACAGTCAGTGCCCACTGGTAGCCTCTCTAACCAGGCTCTACAGCAGAGGGTCCTGGGGAACGGAGCTGACCTCCAAGGGTTCAACCCCGCCGCTCTGGCCGGACAGTACAACCATTGCCAGGGCCAGGGTCAGCTACAGCAAGGTCGCCTGGGCAATGGCCCCCAGCAGAACAGCAGGGCGTCTGTGCCCCAGCGGCGGATTCTGACTGACCAGCAAGAGATGCTTGGCCAGGTGCACCCCAATGCGATGATGGTGCCCGCCATGCCAAACCACAACACCATGCCCACAGCTGCAACCCTGCCGTCCCAGCCAATGGCCTTTCAGAAGCCTCTCAACCCACCAAATGGCCAGGATGGCTCTTGGGTCTCGTCCCTGCCCAGCTCCGCCATGGCAGACGGCATGCTGGGAGGGCGCGCCCAGAGGATTCCAAACCAGATGGACATGTCGCTGACCAACTCGCCTGCCGCCTGTCTGCAGGGACGCTTCGCTCTGCACACCCAGCCCGGCCAGAACCCGTGGCctctccagcagcaacagcagcagaacCACCTGCAGCAGAGCCAGCAGCTGcagagccagcagcagcagcttccCAACCCCCTGTCCAATGGACACCAGCACTTGTCTAACTGCTACGGTCAGACGGCAAATTTCCAAAGAGACGCCATCTCGCAGCTTCTCCCCCAGAACACTCCGACCTTCGGGGCGGCCTTCCGAGCCCCGAACCCCGCCGCCACCCCTCAGCCGGGGTCAATGGGCGTCCCTCACCTACCTAAAAACAGCTGCATGTTCGACAGCTCGCCCCCAGCCGCTGCCCTTGCCCAGACCAACCTTGCTGCGTCCGCCCCATCTGCCCTGGCGAACGGCGTCGGCTACAACCACCGTCGGCCGGACGTCTCGCTGGCAGGCCACAACATGAAGGCCCTGCTCAACCACAGCCTGCCCCAGCAGCAGGCCACCTGTTTCTACCCGCAGAGCACCACCGACGCCCTGGGCACTGCCACCACCAACGTCGCTGTGCCCGCCCTCAACCACATCACCCCACAGGACACTCTCAACCCCCTGGAGACCCTGATGGCACCGCCACGGCCGTTCCTCAACTGCAACGGCCAGACACCG ATCACCAACCCTCTGATACAGGACAATGGTTCCTTCCAGTTCCCTAACATGGTCAATGAAACCACATACTTCACAGAGAACAGTCAGGCCACCTGCTGTGATTTCTAg